The Phragmites australis chromosome 15, lpPhrAust1.1, whole genome shotgun sequence genome window below encodes:
- the LOC133893374 gene encoding defensin Tk-AMP-D4-like, whose product MDLSPKLFAVVVLLLLFGSTEMQGPVRVALARDCESQSHKFVGLCVRDQNCATVCLTEGFTGGKCHGFPVFRQRCFCTKPC is encoded by the exons ATGGATCTGTCCCCGAAGCTCTTCGCAGTCGTCGTCCTCCTGCTTCTCTTTGGTTCTACTG AGATGCAGGGGCCAGTGCGTGTTGCATTGGCGAGGGATTGCGAGTCGCAGAGCCACAAGTTTGTGGGCCTCTGCGTGCGCGATCAGAATTGCGCAACTGTTTGCCTGACGGAAGGTTTCACCGGAGGCAAGTGCCATGGCTTCCCAGTCTTCCGACAGCGTTGCTTCTGTACCAAGCCTTGCTAG